One uncultured Tolumonas sp. DNA segment encodes these proteins:
- the hcp gene encoding hydroxylamine reductase: protein MFCIQCEQTISTPVAKGCSYTMGMCGKTAEVSDLQDVLIYLLQGVSDYALKARSVGIVDQAIDAYVCQALFATLTNVNFDAVRIIAFINEAQQNRDSLKSRYEAACLLAGKTPEVATGPAALILTADKAELLTWAPNAAVNRNHKEIGEDILGLRLLCLYGLKGAAAYMEHARVLGQQDDAIGAEYHQIMAFLGTEPTEMQPLIDCAMQIGQMNFKVMAMLDKGETETFGHPEPTKVNMKPVAGKAILVSGHDLHDLEKILQQTEGKGINVFTHGEMLPAHAYPAFKKYPHLVGNYGSAWQNQQKEFAAFPGAVVMTSNCIINPNVGKYTDRIFTRSIVGWPGVTHIEGDDFSTVIAKAASLEGFPYDEIPHYTMTGFARNALMAAAPAVIDQVKAGNIKHFFLIGGCDGDKQERGYYTEMAKAVPQDSLILTLACGKFKFNDLEFGDINGIPRMLDVGQCNDAYSAIQLALALADAFECGVNDLPLSLVLSWFEQKAIVILLTLLSLGVKGIRVGPSVPGFLTPNLLNFLNETFDLKPITTVEQDLKDILAA, encoded by the coding sequence ATGTTTTGTATTCAATGTGAACAGACCATCTCTACCCCTGTAGCTAAAGGCTGCAGTTACACCATGGGCATGTGCGGTAAAACCGCTGAAGTCTCCGATCTGCAAGACGTACTGATTTATCTGCTGCAGGGCGTTTCTGATTACGCATTAAAAGCCCGCTCAGTCGGTATTGTCGACCAAGCCATTGATGCTTATGTGTGTCAGGCATTGTTCGCTACGCTGACCAATGTGAATTTCGATGCAGTTCGTATCATCGCATTCATCAACGAAGCACAACAAAACCGTGACTCGCTTAAATCGCGTTACGAAGCTGCTTGCCTGTTAGCTGGCAAAACACCGGAAGTAGCCACGGGCCCAGCCGCGTTGATCCTGACTGCTGACAAAGCAGAATTGCTGACTTGGGCACCAAATGCAGCAGTAAATCGTAACCATAAAGAGATTGGTGAAGATATTCTGGGTCTGCGTCTGCTGTGTCTGTATGGTCTGAAAGGTGCTGCTGCCTACATGGAACATGCACGTGTGTTGGGTCAGCAGGATGATGCTATCGGTGCAGAATATCACCAGATCATGGCCTTCCTGGGCACTGAACCAACTGAAATGCAGCCATTGATCGACTGTGCGATGCAGATCGGTCAGATGAATTTCAAAGTTATGGCAATGCTGGATAAAGGCGAAACTGAAACTTTCGGTCATCCAGAACCAACTAAAGTGAACATGAAGCCGGTTGCTGGTAAAGCGATCCTGGTCTCTGGTCATGACCTGCATGATTTGGAAAAAATCCTGCAACAGACTGAAGGCAAAGGCATCAACGTCTTCACCCACGGTGAAATGCTGCCAGCGCATGCTTACCCAGCTTTCAAAAAATACCCACATTTGGTTGGTAACTACGGTTCCGCTTGGCAGAACCAGCAAAAAGAATTCGCCGCCTTCCCTGGTGCGGTAGTGATGACCTCTAACTGCATCATCAACCCGAACGTCGGTAAATATACCGACCGTATCTTTACCCGTAGCATCGTCGGCTGGCCGGGTGTGACTCACATCGAAGGTGATGATTTCAGCACTGTGATTGCAAAAGCCGCGTCACTGGAAGGTTTCCCATACGATGAGATCCCACATTACACCATGACTGGTTTTGCCCGTAATGCACTGATGGCGGCAGCACCTGCGGTGATCGATCAAGTGAAAGCTGGCAACATCAAACACTTCTTCCTGATCGGTGGTTGTGACGGCGATAAACAAGAACGTGGTTATTACACTGAGATGGCGAAAGCCGTACCACAAGACAGCCTGATCCTGACGCTGGCATGCGGTAAATTCAAATTCAACGACTTGGAATTCGGTGATATCAACGGTATTCCTCGTATGCTGGATGTGGGTCAGTGTAACGATGCCTATTCTGCTATTCAGTTAGCACTGGCGCTAGCTGATGCCTTTGAATGTGGCGTGAACGACCTGCCGCTGTCGCTGGTGCTGTCTTGGTTTGAACAGAAAGCCATCGTGATCCTGCTGACATTGCTGTCGCTGGGTGTGAAAGGTATTCGTGTTGGCCCATCGGTACCGGGCTTCCTGACACCAAACCTGCTGAACTTCCTGAATGAAACTTTTGATCTGAAACCAATTACGACGGTGGAACAGGATCTGAAAGACATTCTCGCCGCCTAA
- the envC gene encoding murein hydrolase activator EnvC: MKYNRVGLLVGAFFFSAVIQAEESKNVNSSLSSVREQIQQKQQAIQVQKKDLASLQQQLKADEDAIAAANQKLQTSQSQLGQVRSKLQRLEAQRAKLEAESNQQQRLLAEQFDEAYRMGQHDYLKLLLNQQDPAAVDRTLAYYGYMNQARLKILKRLDANKAELLRNKQETNESSQELRGLIDNQRQDQLTLQQKQQQRELTAKELNNSLHSDQQQLDKLQLAEKAMLQKIEEQRKQLEAERARKKQEALALAREKAKQAGKSQEAAARKEAARLAKTDLQGLGKSGRMSWPLRGAVIRKFGENRTGEVAWKGLLIQAGQGAPVKAAGSGDVVYADWLDGFGNVLVIDHGRGYLSLYGNNQSLTKHVGQRVNAGDVIASVGHSGNTGATGLYFEIRKAGKPVNPVSLLGK; this comes from the coding sequence ATGAAATACAATCGCGTCGGCCTGTTGGTCGGCGCGTTTTTTTTTAGCGCCGTCATACAGGCGGAAGAATCAAAAAACGTCAATTCGTCACTATCCAGCGTGCGGGAACAAATCCAGCAAAAACAGCAAGCTATCCAGGTTCAGAAAAAAGACCTGGCCTCGTTGCAACAACAACTCAAAGCCGATGAAGATGCTATTGCAGCGGCTAATCAGAAGTTACAGACCTCACAAAGTCAGCTCGGCCAAGTACGCAGTAAGCTGCAACGATTAGAGGCTCAACGCGCCAAGCTGGAAGCAGAATCTAATCAGCAGCAACGATTGCTTGCTGAACAATTTGATGAAGCCTATCGCATGGGCCAGCACGATTACTTGAAGTTGTTGCTGAATCAGCAAGATCCGGCGGCGGTTGATCGCACCCTTGCCTATTACGGTTATATGAATCAGGCTCGGCTGAAAATTTTAAAACGATTGGATGCCAACAAAGCGGAATTGCTGCGCAATAAACAGGAAACCAATGAAAGCAGTCAGGAATTACGCGGCTTAATTGATAACCAGCGCCAAGATCAGCTGACTCTGCAGCAAAAACAACAGCAGCGGGAACTGACCGCCAAAGAGCTCAATAACTCATTACATTCCGATCAACAGCAATTGGATAAACTGCAATTGGCCGAAAAAGCCATGCTGCAAAAGATCGAAGAACAACGTAAGCAGTTGGAAGCTGAGCGTGCCCGTAAAAAGCAAGAAGCCCTGGCATTAGCGCGTGAAAAAGCCAAACAAGCAGGTAAATCGCAGGAAGCGGCGGCGCGTAAAGAAGCCGCCCGTTTAGCCAAAACAGATTTACAAGGCTTAGGTAAATCCGGTCGGATGAGCTGGCCTTTACGTGGTGCCGTGATCCGTAAATTTGGTGAAAACCGCACCGGTGAAGTGGCCTGGAAAGGGTTGCTTATTCAAGCTGGTCAGGGAGCACCGGTCAAAGCCGCTGGTAGCGGCGATGTGGTCTATGCCGACTGGCTCGATGGTTTTGGTAATGTGTTAGTTATCGATCACGGCCGTGGTTATCTCAGTTTATATGGCAATAATCAAAGCCTGACCAAACATGTGGGCCAGCGGGTAAATGCCGGCGATGTGATTGCCAGCGTGGGTCACAGTGGTAACACCGGAGCAACCGGGCTTTATTTTGAGATCCGTAAAGCCGGGAAACCAGTTAACCCAGTTTCGCTACTTGGTAAATAA
- the gpmM gene encoding 2,3-bisphosphoglycerate-independent phosphoglycerate mutase, producing the protein MSTAKKPLALIIMDGWGYSDKKEGNAVAAANTPNLNALCAKYANTLISGSGMDVGLPDGQMGNSEVGHVNIGAGRVVYQELTRVTKEIRDGDFFKNAALCKAVDTAVSTGKAVHVMGLMSPGGVHSHEDHIIGMLELAAQRGADKLYFHAFLDGRDVAPRSAQESIEKFDAAFKKLGKGCIASMVGRYYAMDRDNRWDRVQEAYDLLCEGKSEFAPYADATAALAAAYARGENDEFVKASVIGAEAAPLNDGDVLVFMNFRADRAREITRTFVGEGFDGFVRNKQPKLADFVMLTEYAADIKTSCAYPPTALTNTLGEWLAKHDKTQLRISETEKYAHVTFFFNGGEEQCFPGEDRELIASPKVATYDLQPEMSSGELTDKLVAAIKSGKYDVIVCNYPNGDMVGHTGDFAAAVKACEAVDASIGKVVAALQEVGGECLITADHGNAEQMTNEETGQAHTAHTNLPVPLIYVGREATALENGKLSDLAPTMLTLMGMEVPAEMTGKPLMVLK; encoded by the coding sequence ATGTCTACAGCTAAAAAGCCACTGGCACTGATCATCATGGATGGTTGGGGTTACAGCGATAAGAAAGAAGGTAACGCCGTTGCCGCCGCTAACACACCAAATCTGAATGCTCTGTGCGCTAAATACGCCAATACTCTGATCTCTGGTTCAGGTATGGATGTAGGTCTGCCAGACGGTCAGATGGGTAACTCTGAAGTGGGTCACGTAAACATCGGTGCTGGCCGTGTGGTTTATCAGGAACTGACTCGTGTTACTAAAGAGATCCGCGATGGCGATTTCTTCAAAAACGCTGCTCTGTGTAAAGCGGTTGATACTGCCGTTAGTACTGGCAAAGCCGTTCATGTAATGGGTCTGATGTCGCCAGGTGGCGTACACAGCCATGAAGACCACATCATTGGTATGCTGGAACTGGCTGCTCAGCGCGGTGCTGATAAACTGTATTTCCACGCTTTCCTGGATGGCCGTGACGTAGCGCCACGTTCAGCGCAAGAATCTATCGAAAAATTCGATGCGGCATTCAAGAAACTGGGTAAAGGCTGTATCGCTTCTATGGTTGGTCGTTACTACGCTATGGACCGCGACAACCGTTGGGATCGCGTTCAGGAAGCTTACGACCTGCTGTGTGAAGGCAAATCAGAATTTGCGCCTTACGCTGATGCAACTGCAGCACTGGCTGCCGCCTATGCACGTGGTGAAAACGATGAATTCGTTAAAGCCAGCGTGATCGGTGCTGAAGCCGCGCCATTGAATGACGGCGATGTGCTGGTATTCATGAACTTCCGTGCTGACCGTGCGCGTGAAATTACTCGCACTTTTGTTGGTGAAGGTTTCGACGGCTTCGTGCGCAACAAACAGCCTAAACTGGCTGATTTTGTCATGCTGACTGAATATGCAGCAGACATCAAAACCTCTTGTGCTTATCCACCAACAGCATTGACCAATACCTTGGGTGAATGGTTGGCTAAACACGACAAAACCCAACTGCGTATTTCTGAAACTGAAAAATATGCGCACGTGACGTTCTTCTTCAATGGCGGCGAAGAACAGTGCTTCCCTGGTGAAGATCGTGAACTGATTGCCAGCCCGAAAGTTGCTACCTACGATCTGCAACCAGAAATGAGCTCAGGCGAGCTGACCGACAAACTGGTTGCGGCTATTAAGAGCGGTAAATACGACGTGATCGTCTGTAACTACCCGAACGGCGACATGGTTGGCCACACTGGTGACTTCGCGGCTGCCGTTAAAGCGTGTGAAGCCGTTGATGCGTCAATCGGTAAAGTCGTTGCTGCTCTGCAAGAAGTGGGTGGCGAATGTCTGATCACTGCCGACCACGGTAACGCTGAGCAGATGACCAACGAAGAAACCGGTCAGGCTCACACTGCACACACCAACCTGCCAGTGCCACTGATCTATGTGGGTCGTGAAGCAACTGCGCTGGAAAACGGTAAACTGTCTGATCTGGCGCCAACCATGCTGACCCTGATGGGTATGGAAGTTCCGGCCGAAATGACTGGTAAGCCTCTGATGGTTCTGAAATAA
- a CDS encoding rhodanese-like domain-containing protein — translation MQEYIDFAIRHEMLVLAWVGLATAIVATAVKAAFSPVKQIDHQAAVTLINRQDALVIDVRAQDEFARGHITNSHHIPLAQIEQGNTTEIDKHKEKPVIVVCETGARAETAASKLVKAGFKQVYLLRGGLTQWRAGNLPVTKKR, via the coding sequence ATGCAGGAATACATCGATTTTGCAATACGTCACGAAATGCTGGTTCTGGCCTGGGTTGGTTTGGCTACCGCGATTGTGGCGACCGCAGTAAAAGCTGCTTTTTCACCGGTAAAACAAATAGATCATCAAGCAGCAGTAACCTTGATTAACCGTCAGGATGCATTGGTTATCGATGTGCGTGCACAAGATGAATTTGCGCGTGGTCACATCACTAATTCTCATCATATTCCACTGGCGCAAATCGAACAGGGTAATACCACTGAAATTGACAAGCATAAAGAGAAGCCAGTTATTGTGGTTTGTGAAACTGGTGCTCGCGCAGAAACCGCGGCCAGTAAACTGGTTAAAGCTGGTTTTAAGCAGGTTTACCTGCTGCGTGGCGGTTTAACTCAATGGCGTGCCGGTAACTTACCCGTCACGAAAAAACGCTAA
- the secB gene encoding protein-export chaperone SecB, which yields MTEAVNNTAAQPEFQIQRIYIKDVSFEAPNTPVVFQKEWNPEVKLDMDTQTQVLGQDVYEVALTLTVTCKLGEETAFLCEVKQAGIFTASNLDAQSLAHCLGAFCPNILFPYARETIASLVSRGSFPQLNLAPVNFDALFASHIAQLEAEQAPVGAVQ from the coding sequence ATGACAGAAGCAGTAAATAACACCGCAGCACAACCAGAATTCCAGATCCAACGTATCTATATCAAAGATGTTTCTTTCGAAGCTCCGAACACACCTGTTGTCTTCCAGAAAGAGTGGAATCCTGAAGTTAAACTGGATATGGACACACAAACTCAGGTGCTGGGTCAGGATGTGTACGAAGTGGCACTGACTTTGACCGTGACTTGTAAACTGGGCGAAGAAACTGCGTTCCTGTGTGAAGTGAAACAAGCGGGTATATTTACAGCTTCTAATCTTGATGCTCAAAGCCTGGCTCATTGCTTGGGCGCATTCTGCCCGAACATTCTGTTCCCTTATGCACGTGAAACAATTGCCAGCTTGGTCAGCCGTGGTTCATTCCCACAACTGAACCTGGCGCCAGTTAACTTTGATGCACTGTTTGCTTCTCATATTGCGCAACTGGAAGCAGAACAAGCACCTGTTGGCGCAGTACAGTAA
- the gpsA gene encoding NAD(P)H-dependent glycerol-3-phosphate dehydrogenase → MDSSAVLSVLGAGSYGTALAISLARKGQPVLLWGHDPQQVTRLQQDRCNQEFLPDVPFPDSLQLTDDLAYAVSASRDLLVVVPSHVFGDVLQRIKPFLREDTRVAWATKGLEPEHGRLLGEVAQEILGAQIPLAVLSGPTFARELAAGMPTAIAVAGTNDQFTADMSALMHCGKSFRVYSNPDFIGLQIGGAVKNVIAIGAGLSDGLGFGANARTALITRGLVELQRLGLSLGADAKTFMGMAGLGDLVLTCTDNQSRNRRFGLALGQGKTVEQAMTEIGQVVEGYRNTKEVRALAARQGVEMPICEQIYQILYQGKSAKDAALTLLGRDQKGE, encoded by the coding sequence ATGGATTCATCCGCAGTACTGAGTGTTTTGGGGGCGGGGTCTTACGGCACCGCCCTTGCCATTTCTCTGGCCCGCAAAGGCCAGCCGGTATTGTTGTGGGGGCATGATCCGCAGCAGGTCACACGTTTGCAGCAAGATCGCTGTAATCAGGAGTTTCTGCCGGATGTTCCGTTTCCTGACTCATTACAGCTGACCGATGATCTGGCGTATGCCGTTTCCGCCAGCCGTGATTTGCTGGTAGTGGTGCCTAGCCATGTGTTTGGTGACGTATTACAGCGGATCAAACCTTTCCTGCGTGAAGATACCCGCGTTGCCTGGGCGACCAAAGGTCTTGAGCCGGAACATGGTCGTCTGTTGGGGGAAGTGGCACAAGAGATTTTAGGTGCGCAGATCCCGCTGGCTGTCTTATCGGGGCCAACTTTTGCCCGTGAATTGGCCGCTGGAATGCCGACTGCAATCGCGGTGGCAGGCACGAATGACCAGTTTACCGCTGACATGTCAGCACTGATGCATTGTGGTAAATCATTCCGTGTGTATTCCAATCCGGATTTCATTGGTCTGCAAATTGGCGGCGCGGTGAAAAACGTGATCGCAATTGGTGCCGGTTTGTCAGATGGGTTAGGTTTTGGCGCCAATGCCAGAACGGCCTTGATCACGCGTGGGCTGGTGGAGCTGCAACGTCTGGGGTTATCGCTCGGCGCGGATGCCAAGACCTTTATGGGCATGGCGGGCTTAGGTGATCTGGTGCTGACTTGTACCGATAATCAGTCGCGTAACCGTCGATTTGGTCTGGCGTTAGGGCAGGGCAAAACGGTGGAACAAGCCATGACTGAAATCGGTCAGGTGGTTGAAGGTTATCGCAACACTAAAGAAGTTCGTGCACTGGCTGCCCGACAAGGCGTGGAGATGCCAATTTGTGAGCAGATTTATCAGATTTTGTATCAGGGTAAATCAGCAAAAGATGCCGCATTAACACTCCTGGGTCGGGATCAGAAAGGCGAATAG
- the nfuA gene encoding Fe-S biogenesis protein NfuA yields MITITESAQAHFRKLLEKQTENTNIRVFVMNPGTPNAECGVSYCPPDAVEPEDTRLPMSGFYAIIDPNSAPFLVDAVIDFISDQMGSQLTLKAPNAKMRKVPDDAPLADRVEYVLQSEVNPSLAAHGGKVTLTEITDDGIAILQFGGGCNGCSMVDVTLKEGIEKQLLERFPGELTGAKDATEHARGEHSFY; encoded by the coding sequence ATGATCACAATCACCGAAAGCGCTCAGGCTCATTTCCGCAAACTGCTGGAAAAGCAGACGGAAAACACCAATATCCGTGTATTTGTTATGAATCCGGGCACCCCCAATGCGGAATGTGGCGTCTCTTACTGTCCTCCGGATGCAGTAGAGCCCGAAGATACTCGCTTACCTATGAGTGGCTTTTACGCCATCATTGACCCTAATAGCGCGCCATTTCTGGTTGATGCGGTCATTGATTTCATCAGTGACCAGATGGGCTCTCAACTCACCCTGAAAGCACCGAACGCCAAAATGCGTAAAGTGCCTGATGATGCGCCATTGGCTGATCGTGTTGAATACGTTTTGCAGTCGGAAGTAAACCCGTCTCTTGCAGCTCATGGCGGTAAAGTGACACTGACTGAAATCACTGACGACGGCATTGCTATTTTACAATTTGGCGGTGGCTGTAATGGTTGCTCGATGGTTGATGTGACGCTGAAAGAAGGGATTGAGAAACAACTGCTGGAACGTTTCCCTGGCGAATTAACTGGCGCGAAAGATGCGACAGAACATGCCCGCGGTGAACACTCGTTCTACTGA
- a CDS encoding ComF family protein yields the protein MLTTLRRVIATHLHIAGYGICLFCRQPTTQPLLCHYCAEELPLLDHHCRLCGTPLAGDNDICGHCLLQPPEWDFLHILADFEFPLTGLIHQLKYQHKPLPAALFGKMLAELYPAEEPKPEVILPVPLHWQRQWSRGYNQAQEIARPITQQLNIPCNNRLLARTRATKVQAGLSRELRQTNLNNAFIIKPHSYRHVAVLDDVVTTGVTVTTLVRLLKASGCQRVDVWAICRTQLRGE from the coding sequence ATGCTCACTACCCTCCGACGAGTCATCGCAACACATCTCCATATTGCCGGATATGGTATTTGTCTGTTTTGTCGTCAACCCACTACACAGCCATTACTTTGTCACTATTGTGCCGAAGAGTTGCCCTTGCTCGATCATCACTGTCGTTTGTGTGGCACACCGCTGGCTGGCGACAATGACATCTGTGGTCATTGTCTGTTACAACCGCCCGAATGGGATTTTTTGCATATTCTCGCGGACTTTGAATTTCCCTTAACCGGGCTTATCCACCAGCTGAAATATCAACATAAACCATTACCCGCGGCTTTATTTGGCAAAATGCTGGCAGAACTCTATCCGGCAGAGGAACCCAAACCCGAAGTGATCCTACCAGTTCCGCTACATTGGCAGCGTCAATGGTCCCGTGGTTACAATCAGGCACAGGAGATCGCACGCCCTATCACGCAGCAACTGAATATTCCCTGCAATAACCGCTTATTAGCTCGAACTCGCGCCACCAAAGTACAAGCGGGTCTTTCTCGTGAATTACGACAGACAAATCTGAATAATGCCTTTATTATCAAGCCACATAGTTATCGGCATGTGGCCGTGCTGGATGATGTGGTCACCACCGGTGTTACCGTCACCACACTGGTACGGCTTTTGAAAGCAAGTGGCTGCCAACGTGTCGATGTCTGGGCAATTTGTCGGACGCAACTACGCGGTGAATAA
- the amt gene encoding ammonium transporter, translating into MKRLFAILALVGAFGLATPAWSEDAAPAASTSVTTTAAPAAAATAAPAAVAAPAAAAAAPVVDTVNKGDNAWLMVCSAFVILMSVPGIALFYGGLVRSKNMLSILIQVLVVFSLATILWVTYGYSLAFTEGNAFFGTLSKAFLKGITTDSIAASFNKGIGISEFAYVAFQGAFAAITCCLILGAFAERIRFSAVLLFMVFWFTLSYIPMAHMVWYWAGPDAYTDADAATKAGETAGWLFQHGALDFAGGTVVHINAAVAGLVGAYFLGKRVGFGRESMAPHSLTMVMIGASLLWFGWFGFNAGSALEANGTAALAFLNTWAATAAATLTWTFAEWALKGKPSMLGAASGAVAGLVAITPAAGFVGAMGGIVIGGLAGVVCLWGVHGLKRMLNVDDSLDVFGVHGIGGMLGAILTGVFASPDLGGTGVWDYVANGVAPDYSIAAQVKIQAIGVITTVVWSGLVSIVGYFLIDKLVGLRVPVEAEREGLDLTSHGERAYNN; encoded by the coding sequence ATGAAACGATTGTTTGCAATCTTGGCGCTGGTGGGAGCTTTCGGGCTGGCAACACCAGCATGGAGTGAAGATGCTGCACCTGCTGCGTCGACATCAGTAACTACAACTGCAGCTCCGGCTGCAGCAGCAACAGCGGCTCCTGCTGCGGTAGCAGCACCAGCGGCGGCAGCTGCAGCGCCTGTTGTTGACACAGTAAATAAAGGCGACAACGCATGGCTGATGGTTTGTTCTGCGTTTGTTATTTTGATGTCAGTACCAGGGATTGCGTTGTTCTATGGTGGCTTGGTGCGCAGCAAAAATATGCTGTCCATCCTGATCCAGGTGTTAGTGGTGTTCAGTCTGGCAACTATTCTGTGGGTAACCTACGGTTATAGTCTGGCCTTTACTGAAGGTAACGCCTTCTTCGGTACACTCAGTAAAGCGTTCCTTAAAGGTATAACAACTGATTCTATTGCTGCCAGCTTTAACAAAGGTATCGGCATTTCAGAATTTGCTTATGTAGCCTTCCAAGGTGCTTTCGCAGCCATCACTTGCTGCTTGATTCTGGGTGCTTTCGCTGAGCGTATCCGTTTCTCTGCGGTGCTGTTATTTATGGTGTTCTGGTTCACCCTGTCTTACATTCCAATGGCACACATGGTGTGGTACTGGGCGGGTCCTGATGCATACACTGATGCTGATGCCGCTACTAAAGCGGGTGAGACTGCAGGTTGGTTGTTCCAACACGGCGCACTGGACTTCGCGGGTGGTACTGTAGTTCATATCAACGCTGCGGTAGCAGGTTTGGTGGGTGCTTACTTCCTGGGTAAACGTGTTGGTTTTGGTCGTGAGTCAATGGCACCACACAGCCTGACTATGGTCATGATCGGCGCAAGCTTACTGTGGTTTGGCTGGTTTGGTTTCAACGCAGGTTCTGCGTTAGAAGCCAACGGCACTGCAGCACTGGCATTCCTGAATACTTGGGCGGCAACTGCAGCAGCAACACTGACCTGGACTTTTGCTGAATGGGCACTGAAAGGTAAACCTTCTATGCTGGGCGCAGCTTCCGGTGCGGTAGCAGGTCTGGTTGCCATCACACCAGCAGCAGGTTTCGTTGGTGCAATGGGCGGTATCGTTATCGGCGGTCTGGCTGGTGTGGTTTGCCTGTGGGGCGTACATGGTCTGAAACGCATGCTGAACGTTGACGACTCACTGGACGTATTCGGTGTGCACGGTATCGGCGGTATGTTGGGTGCGATCCTGACCGGTGTATTTGCTTCTCCGGATTTGGGTGGTACTGGTGTATGGGATTACGTTGCTAACGGCGTAGCTCCTGATTACTCCATCGCTGCACAAGTTAAAATTCAGGCGATTGGTGTTATCACTACCGTAGTCTGGTCTGGTTTGGTCTCTATCGTGGGTTACTTCCTCATCGATAAGCTGGTTGGTCTGCGTGTTCCAGTGGAAGCAGAACGCGAAGGTCTGGATCTGACTTCTCATGGCGAACGTGCTTACAATAACTAA
- the bioH gene encoding pimeloyl-ACP methyl ester esterase BioH, whose amino-acid sequence MYIERIGQGPDLVLLHGWGLNSAVWQEIVPPLEPYYTLHLVDLPGFGFSQHTIVESADLSLWSEAVLPHLPAQFNLLGWSMGGLIALRMALDHPTRIQRLVLMGSSPCFLQQENWPGIRPDVLSGFNRALQLDTRKTIERFLAIQAMGSESVKEDVKRLKNWLQQRPDATPAALKAGLQLLETVDLRTELAQLNCPVMSLYGRLDSLVPVAAVAEIESLLPECRSVIFPHAAHTPFLSHPQLFIEALHQFID is encoded by the coding sequence ATGTATATCGAACGTATCGGGCAAGGGCCAGACCTGGTTTTGTTACATGGTTGGGGCTTAAACAGTGCAGTCTGGCAGGAGATCGTGCCGCCGCTAGAACCTTATTACACGTTGCATTTGGTGGATTTACCCGGTTTTGGTTTTAGCCAGCACACGATTGTGGAAAGTGCCGACCTCTCTTTGTGGAGTGAGGCAGTATTACCGCACTTACCCGCGCAATTTAATTTACTGGGCTGGTCGATGGGCGGGCTGATCGCGTTGCGAATGGCGTTAGATCATCCAACACGTATCCAACGTTTAGTTTTGATGGGTAGTTCACCTTGTTTTCTGCAACAAGAAAACTGGCCGGGTATTCGCCCAGATGTGTTATCTGGGTTTAATCGCGCGCTGCAATTGGATACCCGTAAAACAATAGAACGTTTTTTAGCGATCCAAGCAATGGGTAGTGAATCCGTTAAAGAAGATGTAAAACGATTAAAAAATTGGCTACAGCAGCGACCGGATGCAACACCGGCTGCGCTTAAAGCGGGATTACAATTACTGGAAACGGTCGATCTAAGAACAGAACTGGCTCAACTGAATTGCCCGGTAATGAGTCTGTACGGTCGCTTAGACAGTCTGGTGCCTGTTGCCGCAGTAGCCGAAATTGAATCTTTGTTACCTGAGTGCCGCTCAGTTATTTTTCCGCACGCAGCACACACGCCCTTTCTGTCTCATCCACAGTTGTTTATTGAAGCATTACACCAATTTATTGATTGA